A single genomic interval of Trichosurus vulpecula isolate mTriVul1 chromosome 6, mTriVul1.pri, whole genome shotgun sequence harbors:
- the LOC118853719 gene encoding olfactory receptor 508-like — MSGNNCTAVTEFIILGLTDDPVLCVILFVMVLGVYVVTLFGNFSIIILTRNSSQLHTPMYLFLSHLAFVDSAYSSSVTPVMLKNFLVDKTIIPFGGCVAQMFCGAIFGTTECFLLGVMAYDRYMAICSPLLYSTIMSTRVCTQLLIISYLGSCTNAWIFTGCLLTRSFCGPNEINHFFCDYLPLLKLSYSQDNLAEILPAASSGSIMMTTLLIIIISYVYILFSVLKIKSSEGRSKAFSTCTSHLTAVTLFYGTTTFIYVMPKSSYTTDVNKVMSVFYIVMIPMLNPLIYSLRNNEVKGALRKLMSGRHPFS, encoded by the coding sequence ATGTCTGGCAATAACTGCACTGCTGTGactgaattcattattttggGGCTAACAGATGATCCAGTCCTTTGTGTCATCCTCTTTGTGATGGTTCTGGGTGTCTATGTTGTCACTTTATTTGGTAACTTTAGCATAATTATATTGACCAGAAATAGCTCCCAACTTCACACTCCAATGTACCTTTTCCTTAGTCACTTggcttttgtggattctgcatattcctcatctgtaacacccGTTATGCTCAAGAACTTCCTTGTAGACAAAACTATAATCCCTTTTGGAGGCTGCGTGGCCCAAATGTTCTGTGGAGCCATCTTTGGGACCACTGAGTGCTTCCTGCTGGGTGTGATGGCCTATGATCGGTATATGGCCATCTGTAGCCCCCTACTCTACTCCACCATCATGTCTACTAGGGTTTGCACTCAGTTGCTCATCATATCCTACTTGGGTAGTTGTACAAATGCTTGGATCTTTACTGGTTGTTTATTGACTCGGTCCTTCTGTGGACCCAATGAGATTAATCATTTTTTCTGTGATTATTTACCACTTTTGAAGCTTTCCTACTCCCAAGATAATCTTGCTGAAATTCTTCCTGCTGCCTCTTCTGGGTCAATAATGATGACCACCTTGTTAATTATCATAATTTCTTATGTGTACATCCTCTTCTCTGTCCTGAAGATAAAGTCCTCTGAAGGGAGATCTAAAGCTTTCTCAACTTGCACCTCCCACCTAACAGCAGTCACTCTGTTCTATGGGACCACAACATTCATTTATGTGATGCCCAAGTCTAGCTACACAACAGATGTGAATAAAGTCATGTCTGTTTTCTACATAGTAATGATCCCCATGTTGAATCCCTTGATCTACAGTCTTAGGAACAATGAAGTAAAAGGGGCCCTGAGAAAACTGATGAGTGGGAGACATCCTTTTTCATGA
- the LOC118853767 gene encoding olfactory receptor 508-like, which yields MSGNNCTAVTEFIILGLTDDPVLHVILFVMVLCVYVVTLVGNLSIITLIRNSSQLHTPMYLFLSHLAVVDSAYSSSVTPVMLKNFIVEKTIMLFGGCGAQMCSTATFGTAECFLLAVMAYDWYMAICSPLLYSTNMSTRFYTQLLITSYLGSCINGWIFTSCLLTCSFCGPNEINHFFCDYSPLLKLSYSQDNLAEILPAASAGSIMMTTLLIIIISYVYILFSVLKIKSSEGRSKAFSTCTSHLTAVTLFYGTTTFIYVMPKSSYTTDENKVVSVFYIVMIPMLNPLIYSLRNNEVKGALRKLMSRRHPFS from the coding sequence ATGTCTGGCAATAACTGCACTGCTGTGactgaattcattattttggGGCTAACAGATGATCCAGTCCTTCATGTCATCCTCTTTGTGATGGTTCTATGTGTTTATGTTGTCACTTTAGTTGGTAACCTTAGCATAATCACATTGATCAGAAATAGCTCTCAACTTCACACTCCAATGTACCTTTTCCTTAGTCACTTGGCTGTTGTGGACTCTGCATATTCTTCATCTGTCACACCTGTTATGCTCAAGAACTTCATTGTGGAAAAAACTATAATGCTGTTTGGAGGCTGTGGGGCCCAAATGTGTTCTACAGCCACCTTTGGGACCGCTGAGTGCTTCCTGCTGGCTGTGATGGCCTATGATTGGTATATGGCCATCTGTAGCCCCCTACTCTACTCCACCAACATGTCTACTAGATTCTACACTCAGTTACTCATCACATCCTACCTGGGTAGTTGTATAAATGGTTGGATCTTCACAAGTTGTTTATTGACTTGCTCCTTCTGTGGACCCAATGAGATTAATCATTTTTTCTGTGATTATTCACCACTTTTGAAGCTTTCCTACTCTCAAGATAATCTTGCTGAAATTCTTCCTGCTGCCTCTGCTGGGTCAATAATGATGACCACCTTGCTAATTATCATAATTTCTTATGTATACATCCTCTTCTCTGTTCTGAAGATAAAGTCCTCTGAAGGGAGATCTAAAGCTTTCTCAACTTGCACCTCCCACCTCACAGCAGTCACTCTGTTCTATGGGACCACTACATTCATTTATGTGATGCCCAAATCCAGCTACACAACAGATGAGAATAAAGTCGTGTCTGTTTTCTACATAGTAATGATCCCCATGTTGAATCCCTTGATCTACAGTCTTAGAAACAATGAAGTAAAAGGGGCCCTGAGAAAACTGATGAGTAGGAGGCATCCTTTTTCATGA